A DNA window from Aspergillus nidulans FGSC A4 chromosome I contains the following coding sequences:
- a CDS encoding mRNA-binding protein RRP12 (transcript_id=CADANIAT00006808), producing the protein MATLAERLEKIKSPKLQNQHHTAVVLNAVEDTLRDQKADFSPTAYFAALLALLSQSLSAAQGIVNKDLATSVVYLLDITTNYVPAPILQSKFSQILTSLAPALSLPEVDAPLLRPSIGCLESLLIAQDAAAWNLPHTQIGPRRAIAGLLSLSVDHRPKVRKRAQDALIKVLKTPPPTPALDHPAADMCAESALKTLGDSIAAASKQKRGRNDPHNRENHDPLVIHSLQLVKTVAVASGGWPSKKIEPLCELLMNASRSTNEYITMGAFEVFEVIFSSMANEFTSSKLPRLLEAISELKPAQNDSQLLPPWIAVLSRGYDVSAQISPEDTFEKLPELFNMISSYLASPSSNIRVSASECLVSFVANCIPASVIIEPSVYDEKTLEKLAKSTKDLLSVKYQAAWMEVFNVCAAMFESFKWQSSPFLDDIVKTVGELRSNEAFQGKKEADNVLGAAIEAMGPEAVLNILPLNLIEQKAGQPGRVWFLPILRDSVTNTNLSHFRSEFVPLSEALYQRVMEYASAEKTVEVKIFETLVQQTWAILPGYCELPLDLIESFDQSFAELLSNILYKQTDLRVDICKALQNLVESNQAILSVENEKDDLILQRRITKEAAKKNIAHLAGFASNLLAVLFNVYSQTLPHYRGYILQCINAYLSITPEKELNDTFERVTQMLESSVTSEQEAAKQGNQPTNSGDKMPPTSHTLIDLVIAMSIYLPRSSFAALFSLAAAILNGGTADQQLIKKAYKLIPRLATTETGAAALRERNAELQGLILATADKTPASARRDRMLAIHELVSHLPTSDLHFIPSILSEVVLGCKESNEKARTASFDLLIQLAKRTIDHELNPPGTTIRNSLVPHMPDDAPDAPATIEEFFTMVSAGLAGSSPHMVAASVTALSRLFFDFHKDIQSAIRLDLVQTVELFLTSNNREIVRSVLGFVKVAVVVLSDDELRPRLNTLVPNLMVWSKEHKGRLKSKVKGILDRLIRRFGAAPLEELVGEADRKLVVNIRKLRERRKKKKKEGEADDDEDDDDGHNPGTADKNAKSFGNAFDKAVYDSDFSDSDDDASEISVDEEGTTHVQSKGGRKAQGRKGKQSEQYIRELSPEDNPLDLLAPDALANISTTKPSVRFLNTGPGSRRKHAAKVGPDGRLLLGGDDDAEDIDMAGGDGDNGESGINAYVQAVAGPDAIRRGQRGKIKMAQAQKKKSQRDDEMDVDDGNENSANTNRQSSSQAGRGGPGRGSSRGGSNPPGRRGLGMPKTHGPSGIQKRRNPRGGRSGRGGIRVGRERGRR; encoded by the exons ATGGCGACCCTGGCCGAGAGgcttgagaagatcaagtcCCCCAAATTACAGAATCAGCACCAT ACTGCCGTGGTGCTGAACGCTGTGGAGGATACACTACGGGATCAGAAAGCAGATTTCTCGCCTACTGCCTACTTTGCCGCGCTTCTAGCCCTCCTTTCGCAGTCTCTGTCCGCCGCGCAAGGCATCGTCAATAAAGACTTAGCGACCTCTGTCGTTTATCTTCTCGATATCACCACCAACTACGTCCCTGCGCCCATTCTCCAATCTAAGTTCTCCCAGATCCTTACCAGTCTCGCCCCTGCGCTTTCCCTCCCAGAGGTTGATGCTCCGCTTCTCCGACCGTCCATTGGCTGTTTAGAGTCTCTACTCATTGCACAGGATGCAGCGGCGTGGAATCTCCCCCATACCCAGATTGGTCCCCGGCGGGCCATTGCGGGACTACTTAGTTTGTCCGTGGACCATCGCCCGAAAGTGCGAAAGAGGGCGCAGGATGCCCTTATTAAGGTTCTCAAGACACCCCCGCCTACCCCCGCTCTCGATCACCCGGCTGCCGATATGTGCGCAGAATCGGCCCTAAAAACCCTTGGCGACAGCATTGCCGCTGCGTCAAAACAAAAGCGTGGGCGCAACGATCCTCACAACCGAGAGAACCATGACCCTCTTGTAATCCATTCTTTGCAATTGGTAAAGACGGTGGCGGTTGCGTCAGGCGGCTggccgagcaagaagatcgagccCCTATGTGAGCTGTTGATGAACGCATCCCGATCAACCAATGAGTACATTACCATGGGCGCTTTCGAAGTGTTTGAGGTTATCTTCTCCAGTATGGCTAATGAGTTCACTTCGTCGAAACttccccgtcttctcgaGGCGATCTCTGAGCTGAAGCCGGCGCAGAATGATTCGCAGCTTCTGCCTCCGTGGATTGCCGTGCTGTCACGCGGTTACGATGTATCTGCGCAAATCAGTCCTGAAGACACGTTTGAGAAGTTACCCGAACTGTTCAACATGATCTCCAGCTATCTTGCATCTCCCTCGAGCAATATCCGAGTCTCCGCATCTGAGTGCCTGGTTTCGTTTGTCGCCAACTGTATCCCGGCTAGTGTCATAATTGAACCTTCCGTCTATGACGAAAAAACTCTAGAGAAGCTCGCAAAGTCAACGAAGGACTTGCTTTCAGTGAAGTACCAAGCCGCTTGGATGGAAGTCTTCAATGTCTGTGCTGCCATGTTTGAGAGTTTCAAGTGGCAATCCAGTCCCTTTCTAGACGACATCGTTAAAACCGTTGGAGAATTACGCAGCAACGAAGCTTTCCAAGGTAAGAAAGAGGCGGATAATGTCCTTGGTGCCGCTATTGAAGCCATGGGCCCCGAAGCTGTTCTAAATATTCTGCCCCTTAATCTGATTGAGCAGAAAGCTGGCCAACCAGGCCGAGTGTGGTTCCTCCCGATACTCCGCGACAGCGTCACCAATACGAATTTGAGCCATTTCCGTTCCGAATTCGTTCCCCTCAGTGAAGCCCTTTACCAGAGGGTCATGGAGTATGCATCGGCGGAGAAGACCGTGGAAGTGAAGATCTTCGAAACCCTTGTTCAGCAAACCTGGGCTATTCTCCCAGGATACTGCGAGCTTCCGCTTGACTTGATTGAATCTTTTGACCAGAGTTTCGCCGAACTGCTCTCTAATATTCTGTACAAGCAGACTGACCTGCGAGTTGACATCTGCAAGGCACTTCAAAATCTTGTTGAGTCTAACCAGGCAATCTTATCTGTGGAGAATGAGAAAGATGATCTTATTCTGCAGCGCAGAATTACGAAGGAGGCGGCTAAGAAGAATATTGCGCATTTGGCCGGATTTGCCAGCAACTTGCTGGCAGTTCTTTTCAATGTGTACAGCCAGACACTGCCGCATTACCGAGGCTACATTCTGCAATGTATCAATGCTTATTTGAGCATCACGCCTGAGAAG GAATTGAATGATACCTTCGAACGTGTGACTCAGATGCTCGAGTCGTCGGTGACTTCCGAGCAGGAAGCAGCCAAGCAGGGCAACCAGCCTACAAACTCCGGAGACAAAATGCCGCCAACTTCCCACACACTcattgaccttgtcatcGCAATGTCAATATACCTACCTCGTTCGAGCTTTGCTGCACTCTTCTCTCTCGCAGCAGCGATTCTGAACGGTGGCACTGCCGATCAGCAGCTCATCAAAAAGGCCTACAAGTTAATTCCGCGCTTAGCTACAACTGAGacaggagctgctgcgctaAGAGAAAGGAACGCAGAGCTCCAGGGCCTCATCCTTGCTACGGCTGACAAGACACCTGCATCCGCGCGCCGGGATCGTATGCTCGCCATCCATGAACTCGTCTCACACCTCCCAACTTCCGATCTCCATTTCATCCCTTCAATTCTCTCAGAGGTTGTACTGGGCTGCAAAGAGAGTAATGAGAAAGCCCGCACTGCTTCGTTTGACCTGCTCATTCAGCTTGCGAAACGCACCATTGACCATGAGCTGAACCCACCGGGCACCACCATCCGGAACTCTCTTGTCCCTCATATGCCTGATGACGCCCCTGATGCTCCTGCCACAATTGAGGAGTTCTTCACAATGGTATCTGCTGGTCTCGCTGGTAGCTCGCCACACATGGTAGCCGCCTCGGTGACCGCGTTGTCGCGACTCTTTTTCGACTTCCACAAGGACATCCAGTCTGCCATACGGCTGGACCTGGTCCAAACAGTGGAACTGTTTCTCACAAGCAATAACAGAGAGATTGTCCGGTCTGTTCTTGGTTTTGTCAAAGTTGCTGTTGTCGTTCTCTCGGACGACGAGCTGCGTCCGCGGCTGAACACCCTCGTGCCAAACCTAATGGTTTGGAGCAAAGAGCACAAGGGCCGTCTCAAGAGCAAAGTAAAGGGCATCCTAGACCGGTTAATCCGCCGGTTTGGGGCCGCCCCGCTGGAAGAACTGGTCGGCGAAGCGGACCGGAAACTCGTAGTCAACATCCGCAAGCTTCGCGAGcgccgcaagaagaagaagaaggaaggcgaagccgatgatgacgaggatgatgacgatggccACAACCCAGGAACAGCCGACAAGAACGCCAAATCCTTCGGAAACGCCTTCGATAAGGCCGTCTACGACTCGGACTTCTCCGACTCCGACGATGACGCCAGTGAAATCAGcgttgacgaggaaggaACAACCCATGTCCAGAGTAAGGGCGGTCGCAAGGCCCAAGGCCGAAAAGGTAAACAGAGCGAGCAGTACATTCGCGAACTCTCCCCTGAAGATAACCCgcttgatctcctcgccccCGACGCCCTCGCCAACATCTCCACCACAAAACCTAGCGTGCGCTTCCTTAACACAGGACCGGGTTCTCGCCGCAAACACGCTGCCAAGGTCGGTCCTGACGGCCGTCTGCTTCTAGGCGGTGATGACGACGCCGAGGACATCGATATGGCTGGCGGAGACGGCGATAACGGCGAGAGCGGAATCAACGCGTATGTACAGGCCGTTGCTGGACCTGATGCCATCCGCCGCGGCCAGCGCGGAAAGATCAAGATGGCAcaggcgcagaagaaaaagtccCAGCGGGACGACgagatggatgttgatgatggcaaTGAAAACAGTGCCAACACAAACCGACAATCTTCCTCTCAAGCTGGGAGGGGAGGTCCAGGTCGTGGCAGTAGTCGCGGAGGCAGCAATCCTCCTGGTCGTCGGGGTCTGGGAATGCCCAAGACCCACGGTCCCAGTGGGATCCAGAAGCGTCGGAATCCGCGCGGAGGACGGAGCGGGCGAGGTGGCATTCgtgttggaagagaaagagggcggAGGTAA
- a CDS encoding uncharacterized protein (transcript_id=CADANIAT00006806), giving the protein MSQSHVYSQNEPQIVTAYLSGAEGHPAAPPTAYLPAETQSSSQRHSGADHNGIAEFPSSERASVHTATSRPYPSDSWDSSYPQSNRHSIQPSVKPVSRPDLEPTAAPVASVSSAYLEGNPILSSYGNGAARKEDRIRGSWTDHSSYMSGDERNPNVARAQKRETHGGDFLSDDGEDAVLMLFRMSLPIPVFSSLASIYTVFGLLFTLFTLPLRLCSCVPYLRKTSLRTQLCDLLVPQLHIHERLIGLRPPSVYNDGEQSSVGEIGEGYSVGGLIMVLLLSSFMSFGLLLLAWIAAFFWVFAMMLGNPDGTERKDDGRAAVLGVSRWWQIWLSKARSPSG; this is encoded by the exons ATGTCCCAGTCGCACGTCTACTCTCAGAACGAGCCCCAGATTGTGACCGCGTACCTTTCCGGTGCTGAAGGTCACCCGGCCGCTCCTCCCACAGCTTATCTCCCGGCGGAGACGCAGTCCTCGTCACAGCGACACAGCGGCGCCGACCACAACGGGATTGCTGAGTTCCCCTCGTCGGAACGAGCCTCCGTTCACACTGCCACCTCGAGACCGTATCCCTCCGATTCGTGGGACTCCTCTTACCCGCAATCTAATCGCCATTCCATCCAGCCGTCTGTGAAACCTGTATCCCGTCCCGATCTCGAACCCACTGCGGCTCCAGTGGCTTCCGTATCCTCGGCATATCTCGAGGGAAATCCCATTTTATCCTCCTACGGTAACGGAGCCGCGCGCAAAGAGGACCGTATCCGAGGGAGCTGGACCGATCATTCATCATACATGTCGGGAGACGAGCGTAATCCCAATGTTGCTCGTGCTCAGAAACGAGAAACCCATGGTGGTGATTTTTTGTCagatgacggcgaggatgccgtgctgatgctg TTCCGGATGTCTCTTCCTATTCCCGTTTTCTCATCTCTCGCCTCTATCTATACTGTCTTCGGACTACTATTTACTCTTTTCACCTTGCCTCTTCGGCTCTGTTCCTGCGTGCCGTATTTGCGGAAGACTTCGTTACGTACACAATTGTGCGACCTCTTGGTCCCGCAATTACACATCCATGAGCGGTTGATCGGCCTCAGGCCGCCATCAGTCTATAATGACGGCGAACAATCATCTGTCGGTGAAATCGGCGAAGGCTACTCAGTCGGTGGTCTAATAATGGTGCTTTTGCTATCGTCGTTCATGTCGTTtggcctgctccttctcgcaTGGATCGCAGCATTCTTCTGGGTTTTCGCCATGATGCTTGGTAACCCTGACGGGACGGAACGAAAGGACGACGGCCGAGCAGCTGTATTGGGCGTTTCCAGATGGTGGCAAATCTGGCTTAGCAAAGCCCGTTCGCCCTCTGGGTGA
- a CDS encoding uncharacterized protein (transcript_id=CADANIAT00006805), whose product MTDIQVELQPVLDPGYGSGGWSKVAKVRKVPVPVELWPILRI is encoded by the exons ATGACCGACATAC AGGTAGAATTACAGCCCGTGCTGGACCCTGGATACGGCTCGGGAGGCTGGAGCAAGGTTGCGAAAGTTAGGAAAGTTCCGGTACCCGTTGA ACTTTGGCCTATACTTCGTATCTGA
- the nudF gene encoding dynein regulator nudF (transcript_id=CADANIAT00006811), which yields MSQILTAPQAEALHKAMLAYLSVINAPQTAETLREELHFDESYNEATCKKFEGVLEKKWTGIARLQRRINDLEAEVRSLQAELEASPSAARAKNQDPTNWLPKPSSTHTLTSHRDAVTCVAFHPVFTSLASGSEDCTIKIWDWELGEIERTLKGHIRGVSGLDYGGQKGNTLLASCSSDLTIKLWDPSKDYANIRTLSGHDHSVSSVRFLTSNDNHLISASRDGTLRIWDVSTGFCVKVIKSATESWIRDVSPSFDGKWLVSGGRDQAITVWEVSSAEPKAALLGHENFIECCVFAPPASYEHLATLAGLKKPPPATSSCEFVATGARDKTIKLWEARGRLIKTLHGHDNWVRGLVFHPGGKYLFSVSDDKTIRCWDLSQEGRLVKTISGAHEHFVSCIRWAPSPNTDNPDPAGEKAGKKDAVKPSYRCVIATGCADNSVRVFS from the exons ATGAGCCAAATATTGACAGCTCCGCAAGCGGAGGCACT ACACAAAGCCATGCTCGCTTACCTTTCAGTGATAAATGCGCCCCAAACTGCCGAAACGCTACGCGAAGAGCTTCATTTCGATGAGAGTTACAATGAAGCCACATGTAAGAAGTTCGAAGGGGTATTGGAGAAAAAATGGACGGGAATTGCCCGACTGCAAAGAAGA ATAAATGATTTAGAGGCCGAAGTCCGTAGTCTTCAAGCTGAACTTGAAGCCTCCCCGTCAGCAGCCCGTGCGAAGAACCAAGATCCGACCAATTGGCTTCCTAAACCGTCATCGACACATACATTGACATCGCACCGAGACGCTGTGACTTGCGTTGCGTTCCATCCTGTGTTCACATCGCTCGCATCCGGTTCTGAAGATTGCACGATAAAGATATGGGATTGGGAACTTGGGGAAATAGAGCGGACTCTGAAGGGCCATATAAGAGGTGTCTCAGGTCTTGATTATGGTGGGCAAAAAGGAAATACCCTACTAGCGTCCTGTTCTAGCGATCTTACAATCAAGCTCTGGGACCCAAGCAAGGACTATGCAAACATTCGGACACTCTCAGGTCATGACCACTCAGTCTCATCCGTGCGCTTCTTAACGTCCAATGATAACCACCTCATATCCGCAAGTAGAGACGGAACACTGCGGATATGGGATGTTTCGACCGGATTTTGTGTTAAGGTTATCAAGTCAGCGACAGAGTCCTGGATCCGAGACGTGTCGCCTTCGTTTGATGGGAAATGGCTCGTATCCGGCGGCCGGGATCAGGCAATAACAGTGTGGGAAGTCTCATCAGCCGAACCAAAGGCCGCGTTATTAGGCCACGAGAACTTCATCGAGTGCTGTGTTTTTGCCCCTCCAGCAAGCTACGAGCATTTAGCAACACTAGCTGGACTCAAAAAACCCCCTCCCGCGACAAGTTCCTGTGAATTCGTCGCCACAGGAGCTAGGGATAAAACTATCAAGCTCTGGGAAGCGAGAGGAAGACTGATAAAGACTCTGCACGGCCACGACAACTGGGTGCGAGGTCTCGTATTCCATCCAGGTGGAAAATACCTTTTTAGTGTTTCTGACGATAAAACGATACGTTGCTGGGATCTTTCCCAGGAAGGGAGATTAGTCAAGACAATCTCTGGCGCTCATGAGCATTTTGTTAGTTGCATAAGATGGGCGCCTAGCCCTAATACTGATAACCCCGATCccgccggcgagaaggctgGTAAAAAGGACGCCGTTAAGCCTTCGTACCGATGTGTTATTGCGACAGGATGCGCAGATAACTCTGTACGGGTGTTCAGCTAA
- a CDS encoding protein sapA (transcript_id=CADANIAT00006812), which produces MAPPRQRTTAVQDDSRSEASSTTTKELKAAAARGRKGANVGNATAVSRDLKSTSNVTSAPATQGEQTDNLPRIPWSEMPLEFLHSYRHAYKLTCPSAHSSEYAHNLLSRGIGLLSPTAIAARRAQNHGSQPSDGSLKSHHNRSRPNGTSGDPQNSFSKRSGPHNGKGTLNHIISQDRVAKSQLATAVRKHFNSAGLVEQEAIARFLYKVREEGRGRHFRLKFQP; this is translated from the exons ATGGCGCCCCCGCGCCAGCGAACTACAGCTGTTCAGGACGACTCACGGTCCGAAGCTTCCAGCACAACGACGAAGGAATTGAAGGCAGCGGCAGCTAGAGGCAGGAAAGGTGCTAATGTCGGCAATGCCACCGCCGTCTCACGAGACCTTAAATCCACATCCAATGTGACTAGCGCGCCCGCTACACAAGGAGAGCAAACGGACAATCTCCCAAGA ATCCCTTGGTCCGAGATGCCCCTCGAGTTTCTCCACTCCTACCGACACGCCTATAAATTGACCTGCCCAAGTGCACACTCGAGCGAATATGCACATAACCTTCTTTCAAGGGGAATTGGCCTCCTATCGCCAACAGCTATTGCTGCCCGGCGAGCCCAAAATCACGGTTCGCAACCATCGGACGGGTCGTTAAAATCACACCATAATCGCAGCCGCCCCAATGGCACAAGCGGAGACCCCCAGAACTCCTTCTCGAAGCGATCCGGCCCACACAATGGAAAGGGCACATTGAACCATATTATCAGCCAGGACCGTGTAGCTAAGAGCCAGCTCGCTACGGCTGTCCGCAAACATTTCAACAGCGCAGGACTTGTGGAGCAGGAGGCCATTGCACGGTTCCTGTACAAAGTCCGTGAAGAAGGTCGAGGCCGGCATTTCCGTCTCAAATTCCAGCCATGA
- a CDS encoding uncharacterized protein (transcript_id=CADANIAT00006807) — protein MTIPLNPLPPPSFSSNTNATSPAPSSARIPTLLDPTGTVGLGHSQTPTTRRIAASATTATTWTSPPSLRGRLSVCVGTVFIAIINIHLVVPLGLFLLRLCHLDLSALAAADGIRSSNGLYIRVDSALAVIAVSASHIDVLGVVITA, from the coding sequence ATGACCATTCCATTAAATCCGTTACCTccgccctctttctcttccaacacGAATGCCACCTCGCCCGCTCCGTCCTCCGCGCGGATTCCGACGCTTCTGGATCCCACTGGGACCGTGGGTCTTGGGCATTCCCAGACCCCGACGACCAGGAGGATTGCTGCCTCCGCGACTACTGCCACGACCTGGACCTCCCCTCCCAGCTTGAGAGGAAGATTGTCGGTTTGTGTTGGCACTGTTTTCAttgccatcatcaacatccatctcGTCGTCCCGCTGggactttttcttctgcgcctgTGCCATCTTGATCTTTCCGCGCTGGCCGCGGCGGATGGCATCAGGTCCAGCAACGGCCTGTACATACGCGTTGATTCCGCTCTCGCCGTTATCGCCGTCTCCGCCAGCCATATCGATGTCCTCGGCGTCGTCATCACCGCCTAG
- a CDS encoding uncharacterized protein (transcript_id=CADANIAT00006809): MERLSINDPPGTGPHGNLPQGIPPQGNLGPMTHGPPQLPPQMFTTAAQLLDLTDNIPRGVFLVRGENVLLLGEIVRSSWPQYTGTIIKMLTCGFSYLQDLDKEDDIPPNLIKATFKEVFELKKKEDNERKSHDKKRNNKLQELGFEAEHSGEILF, encoded by the exons ATGGAGCGATTATCGATCAATGACCCTCCTGGTACTGGACCGCATGGAAACCTGCCTCAGGGGATTCCTCCACAAGGAAACCTAGGACCAATGACACACGGACCGCCGCAATTACCACCCCAGATGTTCACAACCGCGGCGCAGTTATTAGACCTGACGGATA ATATCCCGCGCGGAGTATTCCTGGTTCGAGGAGAGAACGTGCTGTTGTTGGGTGAGATTGTACGATCATCCTGGCCTCAATATACTGGCACCATAATCAAGATGCTGACCTGTGGGTTTTCGTATCTACAGGATCTAGACAAGGAAGACGACATCCCACCGAATCTCATAAAGGCGACGTTCAAGGAAGTCTTcgagttgaagaagaaggaagataacGAACGAAAGTCTCACGACAAGAAGCGAAATAACAAGCTACAAGAGCTCGGCTTcgaagctgaacatagcGGGGAGATCCTCTTCTAA
- the creA gene encoding transcription factor creA (transcript_id=CADANIAT00006813) yields MPQPGSSVDFSNLLNPQNNTAIPAEVSNATASATMASGASLLPPMVKGARPAAEEARQDLPRPYKCPLCERAFHRLEHQTRHIRTHTGEKPHACQFPGCSKRFSRSDELTRHSRIHNNPNSRRGNKAQHLAAAAAAAAANQDGSAMANNAGSMMPPPSKPITRSAPVSQVGSPDISPPHSFSNYANHMRSNLSPYSRTSERASSGMDINLLATAASQVERDESFGFRSGQRSHHMYGPRHGSRGLPSLSAYAISHSMSRSHSHEDEDSYASHRVKRSRPNSPNSTAPSSPTFSHDSLSPTPDHTPLATPAHSPRLKPLSPSELHLPSIRHLSLHHTPALAPMEPQAEGPNYYNPNQPHVGPSISDIMSRPEGAQRKLPIPQVPKVAVQDMLNPSGFTSVSSSTANSVAGGDLAERF; encoded by the coding sequence ATGCCGCAACCAGGATCGTCAGTGGATTTCTCAAATCTGCTGAACCCTCAAAACAACACGGCCATCCCTGCCGAAGTCTCCAACGCTACAGCTAGTGCTACCATGGCTTCAGGAGCCAGTCTGTTGCCACCTATGGTGAAGGGCGCTCGCCCGGCTGCAGAGGAAGCTCGTCAGGACCTTCCTCGACCATACAAGTGCCCCCTGTGCGAGCGCGCCTTCCACCGCCTAgaacaccaaacaagacaCATTCGCACTCACACTGGTGAAAAGCCCCATGCCTGCCAGTTCCCCGGCTGCTCGAAGCGTTTCAGTCGCTCAGATGAGCTTACCCGGCACTCGCGAATCCATAACAACCCCAACTCAAGACGTGGAAACAAGGCTCAACACCTGGCGGCAGCcgccgcagctgcagctgcgaaCCAAGATGGTAGCGCGATGGCGAACAACGCTGGATCAATGATGCCCCCTCCCAGCAAACCCATCACTCGATCTGCTCCTGTCTCTCAAGTCGGGTCCCCGGACATTTCGCCCCCGCACTCTTTCTCCAACTATGCCAACCACATGCGCTCGAATCTGAGCCCCTACTCTCGTACCAGTGAACGGGCGTCATCAGGCATGGATATCAACCTTCTTGCTACGGCCGCGTCTCAAGTCGAGCGTGATGAAAGTTTTGGATTCCGCTCTGGTCAACGTAGTCACCATATGTATGGTCCCCGCCATGGCAGCAGGGgacttccttctctttcagcctACGCCATCTCCCACAGCATGAGCCGTTCCCATTCGCacgaggatgaggattcTTATGCGTCACATCGCGTCAAGCGTTCAAGACCTAACTCACCCAACTCGactgctccttcttcgcctacCTTCTCCCACGACTCCTTATCTCCCACTCCTGACCACACGCCATTGGCTACGCCCGCCCATTCGCCACGACTGAAGCCATTGTCGCCGAGTGAGCTACATCTGCCCTCAATCCGTCACCTATCGCTTCACCACACTCCGGCTCTCGCTCCAATGGAGCCCCAGGCCGAGGGACCCAATTATTATAACCCGAACCAACCTCATGTTGGCCCAAGCATAAGCGATATCATGTCTCGCCCTGAGGGTGCACAGCGAAAACTTCCGATACCTCAGGTGCCCAAAGTGGCGGTCCAGGATATGTTAAATCCTAGCGGGTTTACTTcagtctcttcatcaaccGCAAATTccgttgctggtggtgaCTTGGCTGAGAGGTTCTAA
- a CDS encoding uncharacterized protein (transcript_id=CADANIAT00006810), whose protein sequence is MTQDDSARIMCADAPEAASKMKSRPDSTAGVPSLSTDSASTRSTSSSLSLRTMWASGVIGGGILEEDDTGALVLPPDHINQRHIQSPSPPSSPLLRQQQIYTCLFHILDCHDTFDNCEQWKTHVLSHFRMHEPPDTARCPLCPAQRFSSTPHQRAWDLMLKHVDVAHYQQGQTLAGSRPDFELMRYLYNLRVISVEQFKAMQLAPQPSSPAYHRRQDTSVVDISHVAVLRSSNLALSCAFCRNPFHAE, encoded by the exons ATGACACAGGACGACAGTGCGAGGATCATGTGCGCTGATGCACCAGAGGCAGCCTCCAAAATGAAGTCGAGGCCAGATTCCACAGCCGGCGTCCCGTCCTTGTCAACCGATAGCGCTTCCACacgctcaacatcctcgaGTCTGTCGCTGCGTACCATGTGGGCATCGGGAGTTATCGGCGGCGGTATtttggaagaggatgatACGGGAGCCCTTGTCTTGCCCCCTGACCATATCAACCAACGGCATATACAGTCTCCTTCCCCGCCGTCTtcacctcttcttcgtcagcAGCAAATATATACCTGCCTCTTTCACATACTCGACTGCCACGACACTTTCGACAATTGCGAGCAATGGAAGACGCATGTTTTAAGTCATTTTCGTATGCATGAGCCCCCGGACACAGCTCGATGTCCATTATGTCCAGCGCAGCGATTCAGCAGCACTCCCCATCAGAGAGCCTGGGATCTTATGCTCAAGCATGTGGATGTGGCCCACTATCAACAGGGCCAGACTCTCGCAGGAAGTCGGCCCGATTTCGAACTAATGCGATATCTTTATAACCTGAGGGTGATCAGCGTTGAACAGTTCAAGGCTATGCAGCTTGCACCCCAGCCATCCAGCCCGGCATATCATCGGCGGCAGGACACG AGTGTGGTGGATATATCTCATGTGGCTGTACTGCGCTCAAGTAACCTTGCATTGAGTTGCGCTT tTTGCAGAAACCCTTTCCACGCGGAATGA